CAGAATGttcactcccaccacccaccaccccatgGCGGGGTCGTTCGCCTCTGTGGACATCACACCAGCCATCAGCCTCACCGGCGACCTGCCCCAAGGCTTGCCAGCAGATATTCTGTGTGTTGTCGGTCCAGATCTggctcatcatcttcttttCACTTTGGCGTCGGAGAAAGGCCTGCCGCAAAGGAAAAGCATTGATGTCACGGCTTGCGCGGAGGGCGAGCAGGGGGTTCACCAGATCGGTCAGCATCCGATACATCCTTGCAGCTTGAAGAACAAAAAGCTAACAGGTCAACAGCGAGAAATATCCTCCTCTTTACCCTCGCCCTTGACTCCAAAATCACCGCTGAGCAGGCCTGGAACATCTATTACGATGCCTGGCTGACCCCTTCcaacctcaccgccctccAGACCCAGGCCCAGAAGCTCTTTGACCTTGCATCCTCCCTCGACGCCTGGTATGCTGGCCCATACAGCCAACTCCGCTTTTGCGATTCTGGGACCCTCGAATTCGTGAAAGACGTTTGGTCGAAATACACCACATCCGAAGCAACCGAAAATTTCGACACCATACTGGAACGCTCCCAAAAACGCAAGGAAGAAACATatggtgaagaagggcaGGCAGTCGTCACTTCCAGCGTGAGATCTTGCGCGCCACTGTCAGTAGGCGGGCTGGTGGAAGCGCTGACTGAGCTTACCGAGGAAAACTGGCAAGCGACCGTTAAGAAGCAGGATGAGAAGAAACCAAACCCAGTGTTTGCTGCCGCTTTGGCAGCTAGCGATGAGAACCAGAGACGAGTGCTGGAATACCCCACCGATCCACTGGTCGGCTTCCATCTTGCCTCCGCCAACGCCCCGTTGACGCCACTGTCGCCATATAGAATCGAGAATGTGGATAAGAAGGACATCAAGGATAGGATTGTCGAGACAGCGAGGATGCAGTGGGGTGATTGGTTGGAGGCATTCAGAGAGGCggttggggagaagagggccaCGGTCAGGTTTGCGGCGGCCGACTTTTTCTCATTGTGCTGGACGTTGAAGAGAAACAAGGATTGTGGAGAGTTAGAGGCGTGTTGGCATAGGAGAGAGGTTAGGTTTGACATTTTGGTCTTGGACGAGAAGGAGTatgcagagggagaggcgCCGAATGAGTTTGACGTTGTTGACACGGGAGTTTTGGgagatgagaagggggtgttgaatgtgcttgttgctgggttggtgttgttgaagagggtgCCTTCGTCGACGATATATACGGAGTGTTATGCGAAGGATTATGAGGCTATTTTGGAGGGGTACACGTCAGCGTTTTCGGttttgttgggggtgagCCCGGGGGAGTATTGGACTAACTCGACGAGTGTGGCGGTTGTGGATGAGGTGTTGGCTACGTTCAGTGAGAGGTATGCTGATGACGAGAGACCGAGGGGCATTCAATCGAGGCTGGCGTGGAAGTGGAATTCTTTGCAGGTTAAGGGGCAGAGGGACCAGTTGACTATGGAGGCGAGGGATTTGATCATGTTCTTTGAAGGGGTGTTTGGTAGGATCTTCAAGGCTTATGAGTCGAGCCAGGACAAcagcaagagaagagggcCACATCATCATTTCCACTTCAACACTGCTGCAGCTATCCTCAAGGTTCTCTGCGAAAGACTGTGCTTGGACTTTCGCAGGGTGTTGGATTCATATGAAACGTTGCCTGCGGACTTTCGTGCCGGGACTTTGGAACCTCACATCAAGGGATGGGGCATTTGCGGTGTGCCTGAACCGTCAGGGAACCCCGCATATACGGGGGATTTTCTGTCTGGTGAGCTGGCTTTGAAGTTGAACAAGAAGCTTGACTCTGCGGCGATTACGTTTACTGTGCCGGCGGAGAAGTGGAAGCCGGTAGCCCAGTGTTCCAGAGACGAAGGCATTCCTCTGCCTCTGAAGGTCACAATCCCGGAAGCCGAGATCGAGTACACGAACTA
The sequence above is a segment of the Podospora pseudoanserina strain CBS 124.78 chromosome 5, whole genome shotgun sequence genome. Coding sequences within it:
- a CDS encoding hypothetical protein (COG:S; EggNog:ENOG503P092), which encodes MFTPTTHHPMAGSFASVDITPAISLTGDLPQGLPADILCVVGPDLAHHLLFTLASEKGLPQRKSIDVTACAEGEQGVHQIARNILLFTLALDSKITAEQAWNIYYDAWLTPSNLTALQTQAQKLFDLASSLDAWYAGPYSQLRFCDSGTLEFVKDVWSKYTTSEATENFDTILERSQKRKEETYGEEGQAVVTSSVRSCAPLSVGGLVEALTELTEENWQATVKKQDEKKPNPVFAAALAASDENQRRVLEYPTDPLVGFHLASANAPLTPLSPYRIENVDKKDIKDRIVETARMQWGDWLEAFREAVGEKRATVRFAAADFFSLCWTLKRNKDCGELEACWHRREVRFDILVLDEKEYAEGEAPNEFDVVDTGVLGDEKGVLNVLVAGLVLLKRVPSSTIYTECYAKDYEAILEGYTSAFSVLLGVSPGEYWTNSTSVAVVDEVLATFSERYADDERPRGIQSRLAWKWNSLQVKGQRDQLTMEARDLIMFFEGVFGRIFKAYESSQDNSKRRGPHHHFHFNTAAAILKVLCERLCLDFRRVLDSYETLPADFRAGTLEPHIKGWGICGVPEPSGNPAYTGDFLSGELALKLNKKLDSAAITFTVPAEKWKPVAQCSRDEGIPLPLKVTIPEAEIEYTNYQLAFGSITKFNSPDQDGVPGKVDEDKEEWSGSSDIVVSLYVPMEKFAGFQQSKQSVALCTADPFYNRLAYKTVLGNPQCEIHRVPIDSVLVTHVLPGQWLLENETVSVESATKKLGESEVTSSMTPWFTAKLDENAVDAKADVVLQIIGHIDITSDEGRSLLSDKSVPIKMEQVSPFTIEVVFGARKLVLPMIFTVPVSKEKCALRVARKSHYVEVVSSLVKPLDVPQLDTHILPSTAIQPSGIPATLNIPHLNLDNLPILSIDEDEDEDPRIKFLTTLTSLVFSGRERRLREEVNAQDDNYTGLGPSPRLNFKESLFTIFMLSSGLQGGQTGLFAISDPKNGGIHMLLFVNAIRLDCPHATVVLDAAILPFTKALVDSKELEGFLLLIRTLECCTITVDDEELKMWKKALPAFVERCRTWEHNPKTCEYVTASGEKGQKTVPLSLKEGEQVICSCGQGKLPSDFIPLPEWDETAAMYSTRVAISPVYASQLVEDIIDPALARGLAGGGEKRVAGCRACGKVEDEEEGVALKKCGRCLKVRYCSGECQKRDWRKHRMECEEAEEHHRK